In a single window of the Bacillus clarus genome:
- the citZ gene encoding citrate synthase, translating into MGELSGKGENVMTVIRGLEGVVATTSSVSSIIDDTLTYVGYNIDDLAENATFEEVVYLLWHRKLPNEKELAEFTGTLSEYFKVPNEILTYLKQVDLKIAHPMSVLRTAISMLSLYDESAEIMDEKSNYLKAVKLQAQVGTLVAAYARIRKGLEVVEPRKDLSLAANFLYMLNDREPNEVEIEAFDKALVLHADHELNASTFTARVCVATLSDVYSGITAAIGALKGPLHGGANENVMKMLTEIGEEESVESYIHNALQNKVKIMGFGHRVYEHGDPRAKHLREMSKRLCVLLGEEKWYNMSIKIEDIVTKEKGLPPNVDFYSASVYHCLGVDHDLFTPIFAISRMSGWLAHILEQYENNRLIRPRADYNGPTHQIYVPLAQR; encoded by the coding sequence TTGGGAGAACTTTCAGGAAAAGGAGAGAATGTCATGACTGTTATTCGAGGTTTAGAAGGGGTAGTAGCAACAACATCATCCGTGAGCTCTATTATTGATGATACATTAACGTATGTTGGGTATAATATTGATGATTTAGCGGAGAATGCTACATTTGAAGAAGTAGTGTACTTATTATGGCACCGCAAGCTTCCTAATGAAAAAGAACTAGCTGAGTTTACAGGAACTTTATCTGAATACTTTAAAGTGCCAAATGAGATTTTAACATATTTAAAACAAGTAGATTTAAAGATTGCTCATCCGATGTCTGTTTTACGAACAGCAATTTCCATGTTATCATTATACGATGAGAGCGCTGAAATAATGGATGAAAAGTCCAATTATTTGAAAGCGGTTAAATTGCAGGCTCAAGTAGGAACTTTAGTTGCGGCATATGCAAGAATTCGCAAAGGTTTAGAAGTGGTTGAGCCAAGAAAAGATTTATCATTAGCTGCAAACTTCTTATACATGTTAAATGATCGTGAGCCAAATGAAGTGGAAATCGAAGCTTTCGATAAAGCTCTTGTACTTCATGCAGATCATGAATTAAATGCTTCTACATTTACTGCGCGCGTTTGCGTTGCTACACTTTCAGATGTATATTCTGGCATTACAGCAGCAATTGGTGCGTTAAAAGGTCCTCTTCACGGCGGGGCAAATGAAAATGTAATGAAGATGTTAACTGAAATTGGCGAAGAAGAAAGCGTAGAATCTTATATTCATAATGCTCTTCAAAATAAAGTGAAAATTATGGGGTTTGGTCATCGCGTATATGAGCATGGTGATCCACGTGCGAAGCATTTACGTGAAATGTCTAAGAGATTATGCGTGCTTTTAGGCGAAGAGAAATGGTATAATATGTCTATCAAAATCGAAGACATCGTAACAAAGGAAAAAGGTCTTCCACCAAATGTTGATTTCTATTCAGCTTCTGTATACCATTGTTTAGGAGTTGACCATGATTTATTTACACCGATCTTTGCGATTAGCCGTATGTCAGGCTGGTTAGCTCATATTCTAGAACAATATGAAAATAACCGCTTAATCCGTCCGCGTGCAGATTATAACGGACCAACGCATCAAATATACGTTCCATTAGCACAACGATAA
- a CDS encoding DUF441 domain-containing protein, with protein sequence MISQSTLFLFILLIIGLIAKNQSLTVAVGVLFLLKWTFLGDKLFPYLQTKGINLGVTVITIAVLVPIATGEIGFKQLGEAAKSYYAWIALASGIAVALLAKGGVQLLTTDPHITTALVFGTIIAVALFNGVAVGPLIGAGIAYAVMSIIQMFK encoded by the coding sequence ATGATTAGTCAATCAACGTTATTTTTATTCATACTACTTATTATTGGACTTATTGCTAAAAATCAATCACTTACTGTAGCGGTTGGTGTTTTATTTTTATTGAAGTGGACGTTTTTAGGAGATAAACTCTTTCCATATTTGCAAACGAAAGGGATTAACCTCGGTGTGACGGTCATTACAATTGCAGTACTCGTACCAATTGCGACGGGCGAAATAGGTTTTAAACAACTTGGGGAAGCGGCAAAATCATATTATGCATGGATTGCTTTAGCTTCAGGGATAGCAGTTGCTTTATTAGCAAAAGGTGGTGTGCAATTATTAACGACTGATCCTCATATTACGACTGCACTCGTATTTGGGACAATTATAGCTGTCGCTTTATTTAATGGAGTGGCTGTAGGACCGTTAATTGGAGCTGGAATTGCTTATGCGGTCATGAGCATTATACAGATGTTTAAATAA
- the ytvI gene encoding sporulation integral membrane protein YtvI, which produces MNRNLLYIILRLIFVILATGIGFYASLYVSGLIYPFIIAFAFAYLINPVVNFLNQKLQFPRALAVLVSLILVFGAIVGLATYLVTEAISATTYLLQIVTVKFPDIVAFAQEFALNHIMPLYDDLISKFNHLGEPQRYTITQNIQNLGTEATKQMKDLLTAIISGLTNFISALPTTLTVLVFILLATFFISYDWHNLAHKVRRFLPNRVHGYGKTIFVDLRKALFGFVKAQLTLVSMTTVIVLVGLLILRVPYAITIAIITGVVDLLPYLGTGAIFVPWVIYVFFTGDTAFAIGLLILYIVVIVQRQIMEPKVLSSNIGLDPLPTLIALFVGFKLYGFLGLIIGPVTLVLLNTLHKAHVFHDLWKFIKGSSVK; this is translated from the coding sequence TTGAATCGAAACTTACTATATATAATATTGCGACTCATTTTTGTCATTCTAGCAACAGGAATTGGGTTTTATGCATCGCTATATGTTTCAGGTCTTATTTACCCTTTTATTATAGCTTTTGCATTTGCTTATTTAATTAATCCAGTCGTCAATTTTCTCAATCAAAAACTACAATTCCCTCGTGCATTAGCAGTACTCGTTAGCTTAATTCTTGTATTCGGAGCGATCGTCGGACTTGCTACATACCTTGTAACAGAAGCAATATCTGCTACAACATACTTACTACAAATTGTTACAGTGAAATTTCCAGACATTGTTGCATTCGCCCAGGAATTTGCACTTAATCATATTATGCCTCTCTATGATGATTTAATTTCTAAATTCAATCACCTTGGCGAACCACAGCGATATACCATTACACAAAACATCCAAAATCTAGGAACCGAAGCAACAAAACAAATGAAAGATCTTTTAACTGCTATTATAAGCGGTTTAACAAATTTCATTAGCGCGCTACCTACAACGTTAACCGTCCTTGTCTTCATCTTATTAGCTACTTTCTTTATTAGTTACGATTGGCATAATCTCGCTCACAAAGTAAGACGATTTTTACCAAATCGTGTACACGGGTACGGAAAAACTATTTTTGTTGATTTAAGAAAAGCGCTATTCGGTTTTGTAAAAGCACAACTTACACTCGTATCTATGACAACCGTTATTGTATTAGTTGGACTGTTAATATTACGCGTACCATACGCAATTACTATCGCAATTATTACAGGAGTTGTAGATTTACTCCCTTACTTGGGAACAGGCGCCATCTTTGTCCCTTGGGTGATATACGTATTTTTCACGGGCGATACAGCATTCGCCATCGGTCTTCTTATTTTATACATCGTCGTAATTGTCCAAAGACAAATCATGGAGCCAAAAGTCCTTTCATCCAATATTGGACTCGACCCATTACCAACACTTATTGCTTTATTTGTCGGTTTTAAGCTCTATGGTTTTTTAGGATTAATTATTGGTCCAGTCACATTAGTACTACTTAATACATTACACAAAGCTCATGTATTTCATGACTTATGGAAATTTATTAAAGGGTCATCCGTAAAATAA
- a CDS encoding FxsA family protein — translation MKWLLFLFILIPAVEITVLIGSSHLIGLWPTFAMIVFTGVVGAYLAKRQGFKVLREIQLRLNKGEMPGDAVLDGFFVLIGGIFLILPGYVTDITGFIFIFPVTRGLFKPLVMKWLEWKFRRKTTIIVQK, via the coding sequence ATGAAATGGCTGTTGTTTCTGTTTATTTTGATCCCGGCGGTTGAGATTACAGTTTTAATTGGTTCGAGTCATTTGATTGGTCTGTGGCCCACATTCGCTATGATTGTATTTACGGGCGTTGTAGGTGCTTATTTGGCGAAGAGGCAAGGGTTTAAGGTGTTGAGGGAGATTCAGTTAAGGTTAAATAAAGGGGAAATGCCAGGGGATGCTGTATTGGATGGTTTTTTTGTGCTTATAGGAGGCATATTCTTAATACTTCCTGGATATGTGACGGATATAACAGGCTTTATTTTTATATTCCCAGTAACAAGAGGGTTGTTTAAGCCTCTTGTGATGAAATGGCTTGAGTGGAAATTTAGGAGGAAAACAACTATTATCGTGCAAAAATAA
- the pyk gene encoding pyruvate kinase, which translates to MRKTKIVCTIGPASESIEKLEQLIEAGMNVARLNFSHGSHEEHGARIKNIREASKKTGKTVGILLDTKGPEIRTHDFVDGQAELVTGAEVVLSTEQVLGTAEKFSVSYAGLYDDVDPGSRILIDDGLIELEVIEKADGNIRTKVLNSGTVKNKKGVNVPNVSIKLPGITEKDVKDIVFGIEQKVDFIAASFVRKASDVLEIRELLEEHNAQFIQIVPKIENQEGIDNIDSILEVSDGLMVARGDMGVEIPPEEVPLVQKRLIKKCNVLGKPVITATQMLDSMQRNPRPTRAEASDVANAIFDGTDAIMLSGETAAGQYPVEAVTMMANIAVRVEKSLQYEDMFKKRIKEFTPTITDAISQSVAHTALALDVAAIVAPTESGYTAKMISKYRPKSPIVAVTSDEQVGRRLALVWGVQAFMAEKRAASTDEMLDTAIQTGMDAGLIGLGDTVVITAGVPVAETGTTNLMKIHVVGEEVAKGQGIGRKAAKGKVVVAKTAAEAVANVNEGDILVTTSTDKDMIPAIEKAAALVVEEGGLTSHAAVVGVSIGIPVIVGVNGVTATLKNGQEVTVDAARGIVYNGHAEVL; encoded by the coding sequence ATGCGTAAAACTAAAATTGTATGTACTATAGGTCCTGCTAGTGAAAGTATTGAGAAATTAGAGCAATTAATCGAAGCGGGTATGAACGTTGCTCGTTTAAACTTCTCTCACGGTAGCCATGAAGAGCACGGAGCTCGTATTAAAAACATTCGTGAAGCTTCAAAGAAAACTGGGAAAACAGTTGGTATTTTACTTGATACGAAAGGGCCAGAAATCCGTACACATGACTTTGTAGACGGACAAGCTGAACTAGTAACAGGTGCAGAAGTAGTTCTTTCTACTGAACAAGTATTAGGAACTGCAGAGAAGTTCTCTGTATCTTATGCTGGTCTTTATGATGATGTAGACCCAGGTTCTCGCATTCTAATCGATGACGGTCTTATCGAACTAGAAGTAATCGAGAAAGCTGACGGAAACATCCGTACAAAAGTATTAAATAGCGGAACTGTAAAAAACAAAAAAGGTGTTAACGTACCAAATGTAAGCATTAAACTTCCTGGTATCACTGAAAAAGACGTAAAAGATATCGTATTCGGTATCGAGCAAAAAGTTGATTTCATTGCAGCATCTTTCGTACGTAAAGCATCTGATGTGTTAGAAATCCGTGAATTGTTAGAAGAGCACAATGCTCAATTCATCCAAATCGTACCAAAAATCGAGAACCAAGAAGGTATCGATAACATCGATTCAATCTTAGAAGTTTCTGACGGTTTAATGGTTGCTCGTGGTGATATGGGTGTAGAAATTCCACCAGAAGAAGTACCGTTAGTACAAAAACGTCTAATCAAAAAATGTAACGTATTAGGTAAACCAGTTATTACTGCAACGCAAATGTTAGATTCTATGCAACGTAACCCACGTCCAACTCGTGCGGAAGCAAGTGACGTAGCAAACGCAATCTTTGATGGTACAGATGCAATCATGCTTTCAGGTGAAACTGCTGCAGGTCAATACCCAGTAGAAGCAGTAACAATGATGGCTAACATTGCAGTGCGTGTGGAAAAATCATTACAATATGAAGATATGTTCAAAAAACGTATTAAAGAGTTCACTCCAACAATTACAGATGCAATTAGCCAATCTGTTGCGCATACAGCACTTGCTCTTGATGTAGCTGCAATTGTAGCTCCAACAGAAAGCGGATATACTGCGAAAATGATCTCTAAATACCGTCCGAAATCTCCAATCGTAGCTGTAACGTCTGACGAGCAAGTAGGCCGTCGTCTTGCACTTGTTTGGGGTGTACAAGCGTTTATGGCTGAAAAACGTGCAGCATCTACTGATGAAATGTTAGACACTGCAATTCAAACGGGTATGGATGCAGGTTTAATTGGACTTGGAGATACTGTAGTAATTACTGCTGGTGTTCCAGTTGCTGAAACTGGTACAACAAACTTAATGAAAATCCATGTTGTTGGTGAAGAAGTTGCAAAAGGGCAAGGTATCGGTCGTAAGGCTGCAAAAGGTAAAGTAGTTGTAGCAAAAACAGCTGCGGAAGCTGTAGCGAACGTAAACGAAGGTGATATTCTTGTTACAACAAGCACTGATAAAGATATGATTCCTGCAATTGAAAAAGCTGCAGCTTTAGTTGTGGAAGAAGGTGGCTTAACGAGCCATGCAGCTGTTGTGGGTGTATCAATCGGTATCCCTGTTATCGTTGGTGTAAACGGCGTAACAGCAACTTTAAAAAATGGCCAAGAAGTAACAGTTGATGCAGCGCGCGGAATTGTTTATAATGGACATGCGGAAGTGCTATAA
- the pfkA gene encoding 6-phosphofructokinase — translation MKRIGVLTSGGDSPGMNAAIRAVVRKAIFHDIEVYGIYHGYAGLISGHIEKLELGSVGDIIHRGGTKLYTARCPEFKDPEVRLKGIEQLKKHGIEGLVVIGGDGSYQGAKKLTEQGFPCVGVPGTIDNDIPGTDFTIGFDTALNTVIDAIDKIRDTATSHERTYVIEVMGRHAGDIALWAGLADGAETILIPEEEYDMEDVIARLKRGSERGKKHSIIVVAEGVGSAIDIGKHIEEATNFDTRVTVLGHVQRGGSPSAQDRVLASRLGARAVELLIAGQGGRCVGIQNNKLVDHDIIEALAQKHTIDKDMYQLSKELSI, via the coding sequence ATGAAACGTATTGGTGTATTAACAAGTGGTGGAGATTCACCTGGTATGAATGCTGCCATTCGTGCAGTTGTTCGTAAAGCGATTTTCCATGATATTGAAGTATATGGTATTTACCATGGATACGCTGGATTGATTTCTGGTCATATTGAAAAATTAGAACTTGGTTCTGTTGGCGATATTATCCACCGCGGTGGTACAAAATTATATACAGCAAGATGTCCTGAGTTTAAAGACCCAGAAGTACGACTAAAAGGAATCGAGCAATTAAAGAAACATGGCATTGAAGGACTTGTTGTTATTGGTGGAGACGGTTCTTACCAGGGTGCTAAAAAATTAACAGAGCAAGGATTCCCATGTGTTGGTGTACCGGGTACAATTGATAATGATATTCCTGGAACAGACTTCACAATTGGTTTCGATACAGCTTTAAACACTGTTATTGATGCAATCGATAAAATTCGTGACACAGCTACATCTCATGAACGTACATATGTTATCGAAGTAATGGGACGTCACGCTGGAGATATCGCATTATGGGCTGGTTTAGCTGACGGTGCAGAAACAATCTTAATTCCAGAAGAAGAGTATGACATGGAAGATGTTATTGCTCGTCTAAAACGCGGTAGTGAGCGCGGGAAGAAACATAGTATTATCGTTGTAGCTGAAGGTGTTGGAAGTGCGATTGACATCGGTAAGCATATCGAAGAAGCAACAAACTTTGATACTCGTGTAACTGTATTAGGTCACGTACAACGTGGTGGATCACCAAGTGCACAAGACCGTGTATTAGCAAGTCGTCTTGGTGCAAGAGCAGTTGAATTATTGATTGCTGGTCAAGGTGGACGCTGTGTAGGTATCCAAAACAACAAACTTGTTGATCATGACATTATCGAAGCGTTAGCTCAAAAGCATACAATCGATAAAGATATGTATCAATTATCTAAAGAATTATCCATCTAA
- the accA gene encoding acetyl-CoA carboxylase carboxyl transferase subunit alpha, with amino-acid sequence MAELEFEKPVVELRNKIRELKDYTKNSQMDFSEEIRILEEKLESLEEDIYGNMKVWDRVQIARHAERPTTLDYIEHLFTDFFECHGDRVFGDDAAIVGGIAKYKGMPVTVIGHQRGKDTKENIRRNFGMPHPEGYRKALRLMKQAEKFNRPIICFIDTKGAYPGKAAEERGQSEAIARNLFEMAGLTVPVVCIVIGEGGSGGALGLGVGDYIHMLENSTYSVITPEGAAAILWKDAGKAKEAAEAMKITAADLKELGVIDEIIPEARGGAHRDVLKQSENIDLMLKKTFEQLNGISKDDLIEKRYEKYMKIGQVSFSNASIWIK; translated from the coding sequence ATGGCAGAGCTAGAATTTGAAAAACCAGTTGTTGAGCTAAGAAATAAGATTCGTGAACTGAAAGACTATACGAAAAACAGCCAGATGGACTTCAGTGAGGAGATTCGTATTTTGGAAGAAAAGCTAGAAAGTTTAGAGGAAGATATATACGGCAATATGAAAGTATGGGACCGTGTTCAAATTGCTCGCCATGCAGAACGACCGACAACGCTCGATTATATTGAGCACTTATTTACTGATTTTTTTGAATGCCATGGAGATCGTGTTTTTGGCGATGATGCAGCGATTGTCGGCGGTATCGCGAAATATAAGGGGATGCCTGTAACTGTAATTGGGCACCAACGCGGAAAAGATACGAAAGAAAATATTCGTCGTAATTTTGGAATGCCTCATCCAGAAGGGTATCGAAAAGCACTGCGTTTAATGAAACAAGCGGAGAAGTTTAACCGCCCAATTATTTGTTTCATTGATACGAAGGGAGCTTATCCTGGTAAAGCAGCTGAAGAACGCGGGCAAAGTGAAGCTATTGCTCGTAATTTATTTGAAATGGCAGGCTTAACTGTACCTGTTGTTTGTATCGTTATTGGCGAAGGTGGCAGTGGCGGTGCGTTAGGTCTTGGAGTAGGAGATTACATTCATATGCTAGAAAATTCCACTTATTCTGTTATTACACCAGAGGGTGCGGCAGCGATTCTTTGGAAAGATGCAGGAAAAGCAAAAGAAGCTGCAGAGGCGATGAAAATTACAGCAGCGGATTTGAAAGAATTAGGTGTAATTGACGAAATTATTCCAGAAGCGCGCGGCGGTGCACATCGTGATGTTTTAAAACAATCAGAAAATATAGATTTAATGTTGAAGAAAACATTTGAACAATTAAACGGTATTTCGAAAGATGATCTAATCGAAAAACGTTATGAAAAATATATGAAAATTGGGCAAGTTTCGTTTTCAAACGCTTCCATTTGGATAAAATAA
- the accD gene encoding acetyl-CoA carboxylase, carboxyltransferase subunit beta, producing the protein MLRDLFVKKKKYAAIPSEQVRKDVPDGVMTKCPKCKKIMYTKELLKNLKVCVNCGYHHPMNAWERLDSILDEGSFREYDKEMVSLNPLQFQGYEEKLESDRKKTELNEAVVTGEGTIDDMLVVVAVMDSRFRMGSMGSVVGEKIARAVEKAYDLQVPFIIFTASGGARMQEGILSLMQMAKTSVALKKHSNAGGLFISVMTHPTTGGVSASFASLGDYNLAEPGALIGFAGRRVIEQTVREKLPEDFQTAEFLLEHGQLDAVVHRDDMRESLRKILEVHQGGEMAVWQS; encoded by the coding sequence GTGCTAAGAGATTTATTCGTGAAAAAGAAAAAGTACGCTGCAATACCTTCAGAACAAGTACGAAAAGATGTGCCAGATGGTGTTATGACAAAATGTCCGAAATGTAAGAAAATCATGTATACGAAAGAGCTTCTTAAAAACTTAAAAGTATGTGTGAACTGCGGATATCACCATCCAATGAATGCATGGGAACGCCTTGATAGCATATTGGACGAAGGTTCATTCCGTGAGTATGACAAAGAGATGGTTTCTTTAAATCCACTCCAGTTTCAAGGCTATGAAGAGAAACTAGAGAGTGATCGTAAGAAAACAGAATTGAATGAAGCGGTTGTGACTGGTGAAGGAACAATTGATGATATGCTCGTTGTTGTTGCAGTAATGGATTCTCGCTTTCGAATGGGCAGCATGGGCTCTGTTGTAGGTGAAAAGATTGCTCGTGCGGTGGAAAAGGCATACGACTTACAAGTTCCATTTATTATCTTTACTGCATCCGGTGGTGCTCGTATGCAAGAAGGTATATTAAGTTTAATGCAAATGGCTAAGACAAGCGTAGCTTTGAAAAAGCATAGTAATGCAGGAGGATTATTTATTTCTGTTATGACTCATCCGACGACGGGAGGGGTTTCAGCGAGTTTCGCCTCACTTGGTGATTACAATCTTGCAGAGCCAGGTGCACTAATTGGATTTGCTGGTAGACGCGTAATTGAACAAACAGTGCGTGAGAAGCTACCGGAGGATTTCCAGACGGCAGAATTTTTACTAGAGCACGGTCAATTAGATGCGGTTGTGCATCGTGATGATATGAGAGAGTCACTCCGTAAGATTTTAGAAGTTCATCAAGGAGGGGAAATGGCTGTATGGCAGAGCTAG
- a CDS encoding FadR/GntR family transcriptional regulator, whose translation MTSSNTKVYLEIVKKIRSIMEEDGLVAGDRLPSERELSARLNVGRSSVREALRALELVGLIETRRGEGTFIRNFYDNGLVQLIAPFLLQDEKTIRDLLQTKRLLEKDMIRIVCNLPKETFSKVLSKLHQVLEKNESSIQMLHQTFFKTLIEQVDNYLLYRIWMIVNDYVATLSCEVSLDSIEMYRKLYTNLEAKQEEDTLKIYNELVENIQFHS comes from the coding sequence TTGACATCATCAAATACAAAAGTATATCTCGAAATTGTAAAGAAAATCCGTTCCATTATGGAAGAGGATGGTTTAGTAGCAGGGGATCGTTTGCCGTCTGAGCGTGAGTTGAGTGCGCGTTTAAACGTTGGACGTTCTTCTGTAAGAGAAGCGTTACGTGCTTTAGAACTTGTAGGATTAATTGAAACGAGACGTGGCGAAGGGACGTTTATTCGAAACTTTTACGATAACGGTCTTGTGCAATTAATCGCTCCATTTCTATTGCAAGATGAGAAAACGATTCGTGATTTATTACAGACGAAACGATTACTTGAAAAAGATATGATTCGAATCGTATGTAATTTGCCGAAAGAAACGTTTTCTAAAGTGCTGAGTAAATTACACCAAGTGCTTGAAAAGAACGAAAGCTCAATTCAAATGCTTCATCAAACGTTTTTTAAAACGCTTATTGAACAAGTGGACAATTATTTACTCTATCGCATTTGGATGATTGTAAATGATTACGTTGCAACTCTTTCTTGCGAAGTTTCACTCGATTCTATCGAAATGTATAGAAAGCTTTATACTAATTTGGAAGCGAAACAAGAAGAGGATACGCTGAAAATTTATAATGAATTAGTAGAGAACATACAGTTTCATTCGTAA
- a CDS encoding NAD(P)-dependent malic enzyme, which yields MHKVHQGKLETVSKVKVENAKDLSLAYSPGVAEPCKEIYDDKSKVYEYTMKGNMVAVVTDGTAVLGLGNIGPEASLPVMEGKAVLFKSFAGVDAFPIALNTNDVDKIIETVKLMEPTFGGVNLEDIAAPNCFIIEERLKKETNIPIFHDDQHGTAIVTVAGLVNALKLVGKKMSDIKVVANGAGAAGIAIIKLLYRYGVRDVIMCDRKGAIYEGRPAGMNPVKDEVAKYTNKSRVEGSLADVVKGADVFIGVSAEGALTEEMVRTMNDDAIIFAMANPVPEIMPELAKAAGAAVVGTGRSDFPNQVNNVLAFPGIFRGALDVHATQINEEMKMAAVQAIAELVTADELNADYIIPAPFDARVAPQVAAYVAKAAMETGVARRQVDPNEIAEKTKQLALIGKE from the coding sequence ATGCATAAAGTGCATCAAGGAAAATTAGAAACTGTATCAAAAGTAAAAGTAGAAAATGCGAAAGATTTAAGTCTAGCGTATTCTCCAGGGGTTGCAGAACCTTGTAAAGAAATTTATGACGATAAAAGCAAGGTATATGAATATACAATGAAGGGAAATATGGTAGCAGTTGTAACAGATGGAACAGCTGTACTTGGTCTTGGTAACATTGGACCTGAAGCATCTCTTCCAGTAATGGAAGGTAAAGCTGTATTATTCAAGAGCTTTGCTGGTGTAGATGCATTCCCGATTGCTTTAAATACAAACGATGTAGATAAGATTATTGAAACTGTAAAATTAATGGAGCCAACTTTTGGCGGTGTAAACTTAGAAGATATCGCAGCACCAAACTGCTTTATTATTGAAGAACGTTTGAAAAAAGAGACAAACATTCCTATATTCCATGATGATCAACATGGAACAGCTATCGTAACAGTAGCGGGCCTTGTAAACGCGCTGAAACTAGTTGGAAAGAAAATGTCTGACATTAAAGTTGTCGCAAATGGCGCAGGTGCAGCAGGTATTGCAATTATTAAACTTTTATATCGCTATGGTGTACGCGACGTTATTATGTGTGACCGTAAAGGTGCGATTTATGAAGGTCGCCCTGCCGGTATGAATCCGGTGAAAGATGAAGTTGCAAAATATACAAATAAGAGTCGTGTAGAAGGTTCTTTAGCTGATGTTGTAAAAGGTGCGGACGTATTCATTGGTGTATCTGCAGAAGGTGCATTAACTGAAGAAATGGTTCGTACAATGAATGACGATGCGATTATTTTTGCAATGGCGAATCCAGTTCCAGAAATTATGCCAGAATTGGCGAAAGCAGCGGGCGCAGCTGTTGTTGGAACTGGTCGTTCTGACTTCCCGAACCAAGTAAATAATGTACTAGCGTTCCCTGGTATTTTCCGTGGTGCACTTGATGTACATGCGACACAAATTAACGAAGAAATGAAGATGGCAGCTGTACAAGCCATTGCAGAGCTTGTAACGGCTGATGAGTTAAATGCAGACTATATCATTCCAGCTCCGTTTGACGCGCGTGTAGCGCCTCAAGTAGCTGCTTACGTTGCGAAAGCAGCAATGGAGACAGGAGTAGCTCGCCGTCAAGTAGATCCAAATGAAATCGCTGAGAAAACGAAACAATTAGCGCTGATTGGTAAAGAATAA